In the Fibrobacter sp. genome, one interval contains:
- the mltG gene encoding endolytic transglycosylase MltG yields MKKILLCFVVILALTAGFVYKNIQSRLGETAQNKETVLLEVPKGSSPTKVFQILQKNGIWSDELAFKLVVRKTNPSLKAGWFEIPAGLTLPQVLSIIESGKNAVKRVTIPEGRASWEIPAYLKKAFPDLNEDRWNALVQDPKFARGLGLEANSLEGYLLPDTYPFPIDANEETILKQMVAANLKVRDEFQGKPGSMWQTLGNWHRVLTLASVVEEETGIPSERPQIAGVFHNRLRIGMPLGADPTVRFIFKNLTGPIYKSQLNSDSPYNTRKFKGLMPGPISNPGRKAIEAALFPAKTEALYFVAKDDGSMTHFFSSNLADHNKYKDVAAKNRGEK; encoded by the coding sequence ATGAAGAAGATTTTACTTTGTTTCGTGGTAATTTTGGCCCTTACGGCGGGTTTTGTATACAAAAATATCCAGTCTAGACTGGGTGAAACAGCCCAAAATAAGGAAACTGTGCTCCTGGAAGTGCCCAAGGGCAGCTCCCCCACCAAGGTGTTCCAGATCCTGCAGAAGAACGGAATCTGGTCCGACGAACTGGCTTTTAAGCTTGTTGTCCGCAAGACAAACCCGTCCTTGAAGGCCGGTTGGTTTGAAATTCCGGCCGGCTTGACCCTTCCCCAGGTTCTTTCCATCATCGAAAGCGGCAAGAATGCGGTAAAGCGCGTTACTATTCCCGAGGGTAGAGCCAGCTGGGAGATTCCCGCCTACTTGAAGAAGGCTTTCCCCGACTTGAACGAGGACCGCTGGAACGCCCTGGTCCAGGACCCCAAGTTCGCCCGCGGTCTTGGCCTTGAGGCAAACAGCCTGGAAGGATACCTGCTGCCAGACACCTACCCCTTCCCCATTGATGCTAACGAGGAAACCATCCTGAAGCAGATGGTTGCCGCCAACCTGAAGGTCCGTGACGAATTCCAGGGCAAGCCCGGCTCCATGTGGCAGACTCTGGGCAACTGGCATCGCGTGCTGACCCTGGCCAGCGTGGTCGAAGAGGAAACCGGCATCCCCAGCGAACGTCCCCAGATTGCAGGCGTATTCCATAATCGCCTACGTATCGGCATGCCCCTGGGGGCCGACCCCACCGTGAGGTTCATCTTCAAGAACCTGACCGGTCCCATCTACAAGAGCCAACTGAACAGCGATAGTCCCTACAACACCCGCAAGTTCAAGGGTCTCATGCCCGGCCCCATCTCCAACCCCGGTCGCAAGGCCATCGAGGCGGCCCTCTTCCCGGCCAAGACCGAAGCTCTTTACTTCGTGGCCAAGGACGACGGATCCATGACCCACTTCTTCAGCAGTAACCTGGCAGACCACAACAAGTACAAGGACGTGGCCGCCAAGAACCGCGGCGAAAAGTAA
- a CDS encoding MATE family efflux transporter codes for MRPKVQVKDRSLLSLSWPLFITFGIATCQPMMDSWFLARTSETAAAGVGALGPILGAIFMAITAFSQAGASIASQFMGAERPRQAGTTQTMVLLGSILLGVAIMLITIPLAGNIVSWMGLTGDAAKYGYDFMYIVSFGFAFRSLQTTLTSLIATHGLTGWNLIGNIITIVANAIMNVIFLNGYFGLPCMGVKGVALATLLSWLISSIVLYVILRYKIHHKVRSTDFKRSRVILPDWIRIGVPAAIEPVSFQIFQVVLTAIIVHLGITAMTARIFSANFAMLAVILSVGLSSGNQILVAHLVGAHDFDKANRRLHQSLAAGCSSSLIVAIVVAFFGTELMSFYSIDPEIQHLGKICLWCDVALQPFKAANMTLTAALRASGDSKFPAIVGSTMMWTCGLGTALLLGFGLKLGLAGIWLGMAADEFYRSIVNYIRWRGGKWKELGVV; via the coding sequence ATGCGACCCAAAGTGCAAGTCAAAGATCGCTCCCTCCTGAGTCTCTCCTGGCCCCTGTTCATTACCTTCGGCATTGCTACTTGCCAGCCCATGATGGACAGCTGGTTCCTTGCACGTACTTCCGAAACCGCTGCCGCCGGCGTAGGAGCCCTCGGGCCAATCCTTGGAGCCATCTTCATGGCCATCACCGCCTTCTCCCAGGCGGGAGCAAGTATCGCCTCCCAGTTCATGGGAGCAGAACGTCCTAGGCAGGCAGGAACCACCCAGACCATGGTCCTGCTGGGAAGTATCCTTCTTGGTGTAGCCATCATGCTTATTACCATCCCCCTAGCGGGAAACATCGTCAGCTGGATGGGGCTTACCGGAGACGCTGCCAAGTACGGCTACGACTTCATGTACATCGTGTCCTTCGGCTTTGCTTTCAGGTCCCTGCAGACAACCCTCACTTCCCTGATTGCAACCCACGGGCTCACCGGCTGGAACCTGATTGGAAACATCATCACCATCGTCGCCAACGCCATCATGAATGTCATCTTCCTGAATGGTTACTTTGGCCTGCCTTGCATGGGCGTGAAGGGCGTTGCCCTCGCGACGCTTTTATCCTGGCTTATCTCCAGCATCGTTCTTTACGTCATCCTACGCTACAAGATTCATCACAAGGTTCGCAGCACAGACTTTAAGCGTTCCAGAGTCATCCTTCCGGACTGGATCCGCATCGGTGTTCCCGCTGCCATTGAACCCGTCAGCTTTCAAATTTTCCAGGTAGTGCTTACCGCCATCATCGTCCACCTGGGCATTACCGCCATGACCGCAAGAATCTTCAGCGCCAACTTTGCCATGCTTGCGGTGATTCTCAGCGTAGGCCTTAGCAGCGGAAACCAGATTCTTGTGGCCCACCTGGTCGGCGCCCACGATTTTGACAAGGCGAACAGACGCCTCCACCAGAGTCTTGCAGCCGGCTGTTCCAGCAGCCTTATCGTCGCCATCGTTGTAGCTTTCTTTGGTACAGAACTAATGTCCTTCTACAGCATTGACCCAGAGATTCAGCACCTTGGAAAAATCTGCCTGTGGTGCGATGTGGCATTGCAACCCTTCAAGGCCGCCAACATGACATTGACCGCAGCTCTTCGCGCCTCTGGCGACTCCAAGTTCCCCGCCATCGTGGGTTCTACCATGATGTGGACCTGTGGCCTCGGGACTGCACTACTTCTTGGTTTCGGATTAAAGCTAGGCCTTGCCGGCATCTGGCTCGGCATGGCAGCAGACGAATTCTATCGCTCCATCGTCAATTACATTCGCTGGCGCGGAGGCAAGTGGAAAGAACTGGGAGTTGTCTAG
- a CDS encoding cellulase family glycosylhydrolase has protein sequence MFGKNVLGLGILSLSLASMAFGRVGPVSQYGQLQAGKNSSGKGQIYGACKGVTSGNEVQVQGMSLFWSISSDVGAPFWTADYVNGLVQKQNIQIIRAPMGVDEDWGSGNYFTNKGYYQGLMNTVVQAAIDNDIYVIIDYHSHKASDNVNNAKDFFGYMAQKWGKYDNVIFEVFNEPISQSWGTIKTYADQVISEIRKYSDNLIVVGNRSWDQYPNDAISSPINDKNVAYTFHYYAGSHYTGSEGANAVQAMNAGLSVFVTEWGTVDASGNGGYNSGNSATWLSWMNQHKLSGANWSVSNKNESASYFSGSAWNYSESGQWVNTNIFSKLPKSYSACSAGGNTPASSSSVASSSSSLPAGYTDYIDDFEDGDSLAFTGGIWYAYTDKDDLGGSTITNTPNKDAKGNSGYDVVVNGDNNTKGMGAITGIKLVQGENKYEPYVALGLKLNADESAYDLSSCKTISYKYKGAAHNFKVEDTAVKDYAFHQISKLASTSWTQVNVPWDMLNQPSWTKDEVTLSQKRIAKFTWEVKGDLKGTQPSPNYLDIDDVRCDGMAIKPVVATPASSSSSAKSSSSSAIRSSSSVASSSSAKSSSSVASSSSSKPVSSSSSVWSSSSSAIPSSSSVASSSSAKSSSSVASSSSSKPVSSSSSVAEALNISGDLVQTVAKNDEFGTITITGVKSFTRDSYNAYFLTANVTNGTLTVYGTVPQYFQSGTTTEKFSVNGQTVKVELTVVDAPKVESSSSSAGISSSSSQPEVSSSSEQPEESSSSSEQPAESSSSSEMTEDSSSSSEDDYDIPLVAKENVDMKLSMVVSGRDLHLSGATLVNVDVFDMQGRPMASFRNVQNSVSLESLSSGSYIVRVRAGSNNLVRRVTLR, from the coding sequence ATGTTTGGTAAAAATGTATTAGGTCTAGGAATCCTGTCCCTTAGCCTTGCCTCTATGGCCTTTGGCCGAGTAGGTCCTGTGAGCCAGTATGGCCAGCTGCAGGCTGGTAAAAACTCCAGTGGCAAGGGTCAAATTTATGGCGCCTGTAAGGGCGTTACTTCCGGTAACGAAGTGCAGGTTCAGGGTATGAGCCTTTTCTGGAGCATTTCCAGTGACGTGGGAGCTCCTTTCTGGACTGCAGACTATGTGAATGGTCTTGTTCAGAAGCAGAACATCCAGATTATCCGCGCACCCATGGGTGTTGATGAAGACTGGGGTTCCGGCAACTACTTTACCAACAAGGGTTACTACCAGGGCCTCATGAACACTGTTGTTCAGGCTGCAATTGATAATGACATTTATGTGATTATCGACTACCACTCCCACAAGGCTTCCGACAATGTCAACAACGCTAAGGATTTCTTTGGCTACATGGCCCAGAAGTGGGGAAAGTACGACAACGTCATTTTCGAAGTTTTTAATGAGCCGATTTCCCAAAGTTGGGGTACCATCAAGACTTACGCAGATCAGGTGATTTCTGAAATTCGTAAGTACTCCGATAACTTGATTGTTGTTGGTAACCGTTCCTGGGACCAGTATCCTAACGACGCTATTTCTAGCCCCATCAACGATAAGAACGTCGCTTATACCTTCCACTACTACGCAGGTTCCCATTACACCGGCAGTGAAGGTGCAAATGCTGTCCAGGCTATGAACGCTGGCCTTTCCGTGTTCGTTACCGAATGGGGTACAGTTGACGCTTCCGGTAACGGTGGCTACAACAGCGGCAATAGTGCAACATGGCTTTCTTGGATGAACCAGCACAAACTTTCCGGTGCAAACTGGTCTGTTTCTAACAAGAATGAATCAGCTTCCTATTTCAGTGGTTCTGCATGGAACTACTCTGAAAGTGGCCAGTGGGTAAATACCAACATCTTTAGCAAGTTGCCTAAGTCTTACTCTGCATGTTCTGCTGGTGGCAACACTCCGGCATCTAGCAGCTCTGTGGCAAGTTCCTCCAGCTCTCTGCCGGCAGGTTACACTGATTATATTGATGACTTTGAAGACGGCGACTCCTTGGCATTTACCGGTGGCATTTGGTATGCCTATACCGACAAGGACGATCTTGGTGGCTCCACAATCACCAATACTCCTAATAAGGATGCTAAAGGAAATTCTGGCTACGATGTAGTTGTCAATGGCGATAACAACACCAAGGGCATGGGTGCCATTACTGGTATCAAGCTTGTTCAGGGTGAAAATAAGTATGAACCGTATGTTGCTCTCGGTTTGAAGCTCAATGCTGACGAATCTGCATACGACCTGTCTAGTTGCAAGACTATTTCCTACAAGTATAAGGGTGCTGCCCATAACTTTAAGGTTGAAGATACCGCAGTCAAGGATTACGCATTCCATCAGATTTCCAAGCTTGCTTCCACTTCCTGGACTCAGGTGAATGTTCCTTGGGATATGCTGAATCAGCCGTCCTGGACAAAGGATGAAGTGACTCTTTCTCAGAAGCGCATTGCAAAGTTCACATGGGAAGTGAAGGGCGACCTTAAGGGAACTCAGCCTTCTCCCAACTACCTCGACATTGATGATGTCCGCTGCGACGGTATGGCTATTAAGCCTGTTGTTGCAACGCCTGCAAGCTCCAGTTCTTCTGCCAAGTCTTCCTCCAGTTCTGCAATTCGTTCTTCCAGTTCTGTGGCAAGCTCCAGTAGTGCGAAGTCTAGCAGCAGCGTAGCATCCTCCAGTTCCAGCAAGCCTGTAAGTTCTAGTTCTTCTGTTTGGTCTTCCTCTAGCTCTGCAATACCTTCTTCCAGCTCTGTGGCAAGTTCCAGTAGTGCAAAGTCTAGCAGTAGCGTAGCATCTTCCAGTTCCAGCAAGCCCGTAAGCTCTAGCTCCAGTGTTGCTGAAGCTTTGAATATCTCGGGAGACCTGGTTCAGACCGTTGCCAAGAATGATGAATTTGGTACAATTACAATTACCGGAGTAAAGTCCTTTACTCGCGATTCCTACAACGCATACTTCTTGACAGCAAATGTTACCAACGGCACTTTGACTGTTTACGGAACAGTGCCTCAGTACTTCCAGAGTGGCACGACTACAGAAAAGTTCTCTGTTAATGGCCAAACTGTTAAAGTTGAATTGACTGTTGTAGATGCGCCTAAGGTAGAATCTTCTTCTAGTTCTGCAGGAATCAGCTCGTCTAGCTCACAGCCGGAAGTCTCCAGCTCAAGTGAACAGCCGGAGGAAAGTTCTTCCAGCAGCGAGCAGCCGGCAGAAAGCTCTTCCAGCAGTGAAATGACGGAAGATAGTTCCAGCTCCAGCGAAGATGATTATGACATTCCTCTTGTTGCTAAAGAAAATGTTGATATGAAGTTGTCCATGGTCGTTTCTGGCCGAGACCTCCATCTCTCTGGTGCAACCCTGGTGAATGTGGATGTATTTGACATGCAGGGCCGTCCCATGGCAAGCTTCCGCAATGTTCAAAATAGCGTCTCTCTGGAAAGCCTTTCCAGCGGTAGCTATATTGTCCGAGTTCGAGCTGGTTCCAATAACTTGGTAAGGCGCGTAACACTCAGATAA